A stretch of Chelmon rostratus isolate fCheRos1 chromosome 18, fCheRos1.pri, whole genome shotgun sequence DNA encodes these proteins:
- the adgrf3b gene encoding adhesion G-protein coupled receptor F3, which translates to MCSKVFMFLIGAVYVYYSVLAAEDVFIAELMLESNVTLEAQTILSVFSRTDDLEVIDKSGASHTVTLLQNELVADCLIVGDIFSCNCSDGYIWSNQVCYDYQCCRETTCTQNVSHIMPLCIAKVKVHINGSVILTESTWDSSKNTMLVTAFEGLNGFESLNVTVLRQGNSIADFEAAVSVKFDTSTLQSIITNLETQLKAVLWVDTEGMVTIESPEGAVCYLSSPELKCLFEEATGSAGWNMSKKHERFELNNGSVVKLNHNCSTPEYKSCVAVTLKNLTGIWTGTYECGFTRGSVRHIAKTQLSVALLPDEITLNINPLAVDCSEGDKSAIEVAITATILNSTENFDVWWSYMGEKKSELFNRSDGDHLVYDFTASVSCQKTMDAQYVMVTFKNKKEQEKSARVDIPVIYAGTQFCDEDDVNGEIWPKAPAGDTVINRTCAEGRVGYKSRTCEGTSWDLVFNYCISQELRKILNAADNFLKGLGASQNVALDIFNGLQNTTTFDSDASDTMAEITGSISVLYVMATASENVHLQEDVLPDFVSATSNILNKTWVGVNESTVHNMSSNYLQSVEGLVKNIKVNKTNEINSQNLELKLCSTRDCNVSAFDVSVNLNKTNGIMKTVAVKNLMDKLRNNFGQTTPTSLLLLATLEDNNDSSLEIKLDFPKEQLKANKPFCVFWNTTENDWSDAGCFVKTSDGNRTVCECNHLTSFSVLMAKGDVSTDVLDMITSVGLGVSICSLLIFLIIEYLVWSAVVRTNLSHFRHTALVNIAIFLLLADCSFLASTSPETLSDTWCLVFTLCKHLFFLAMFSWMLCMSVMLVHQLIFVFSPLRKRVFMFISSIVGYVCPILIVGSSYVYCKYTNTSYHDSTTCWLVFERLLEGSIHAFLLPVGTVILTNLFSMVVVIVTLVKSSVPDGNKTDDKETAKSILKVVVFLTPIFGITWIIGFAQLMLDADSPMFIVAQYSFTILNSFQGLLILLTGCFAEQKVREELLKLIMAKSKGKSESMKNLTSTAYTKDK; encoded by the exons ATGTGTTCCAAGGTGTTTATGTTTCTGATTGGAGCTGTGTACGTCTACTATTCG GTCCTTGCAGCAG AAGATGTCTTCATAGCTGAGCTGATGTTGGAGAGTAATGTCACGCTGGAAGCCCAGACCATCCTCTCAGTTTTCAGTAGGACAGATGACCTCGAAGTGATCGATAAAAGTGGAGCTTCCCACACAGTGACCCTCTTACAAAATGAACTGGTAGCAG ATTGCCTGATTGTTGGAGATATATTCAGTTGCAACTGCTCTGACGGATACATTTGGAGCAATCAAGTGTGCTACGATTACCAGTGTTGCAGAGAAACGACTTGCACACAAAACGTGTCCCACATCATGCCACTCTGCATCGCCAAAGTCAAAG TTCACATCAATGGATCAGTCATACTGACTGAAAGCACCTGGGATAGCAGCAAAAACACCATG CTTGTAACTGCCTTCGAAGGACTGAATGGCTTTGAGTCCCTTAATGTAACCGTTCTAAG GCAGGGCAACAGCATTGCTGACTTTGAGGCAGCAGTCAGTGTCAAGTTTGACACTTCTACACTTCAAAGCATAATCACAAACCTGGAAACCCAGCTTAAAGCTGTGCTTTGGGTCGACACTGAAG GAATGGTTACCATAGAGTCGCCCGAGGGTGCGGTGTGCTACCTCTCCTCTCCAGAACTGAAATGCTTATTTGAGGAGGCGACGGGCAGCGCCGGCTGGAACATGAGCAAGAAGCACGAGCGCTTCGAGCTCAACAACGGCAGTGTGGTGAAACTGAACCACAACTGCTCCACACCGGAATACAAGTCTTGTGTTGCAGTTACGCTCAAGAACCTGACAGGGATCTGGACAG GCACGTATGAGTGTGGATTTACTAGGGGGTCAGTCAGACACATAGCCAAGACACAACTGAGTGTGGCGCTCCTCCCTGATGAGATCACCCTGAACATCAACCCCCTCGCTGTGGACTGCTCTGAGGGCGATAAAAGTGCCATCGAAGTTGCCATCACTGCCACCATCCTAAACAGCACAGAGAATTTTGATGTTTGGTGGAGCTACATGGGTGAAAAGAAATCTGAACTGTTTAACAGAT ctgatggagatCACCTGGTGTATGACTTCACTGCTTCTGTTAGCTGCCAAAAAACCATGGATGCACAATATGTCATggtcacttttaaaaacaaaaaggaacagGAAAAAAGTGCACGAGTGGATATCCCAGTCATTTATG CGGGTACACAGTTTTGCGATGAGGATGATGTAAATGGAGAGATATGGCCCAAAGCCCCAGCTGGAGACACAGTGATTAATCGAACATGTGCGGAGGGCAGGGTTGGCTATAAGTCACGCACTTGTGAAGGCACCAGCTGGGACCTAGTGTTCAACTACTGCATCAGTCAAGAATTGAGGAAAATTTTAAATGCCGCAGAC aACTTCCTCAAGGGCCTCGGGGCTTCCCAGAATGTGGCCCTGGATATATTTAATGGACTTCAGAACACCACCACATTTGATTCTGATGCCAGTGACACTATGGCCGAAATTACCGGTTCCATCAGCGTGCTTTATGTGATGGCCACTGCATCAGAAAATGTTCACTTGCAGGAGGATGTCTTGCCT GATTTTGTTAGCGCAACAAGCAACATCTTGAACAAGACCTGGGTTGGGGTCAACGAGTCTACTGTTCACAACATGTCATCAAATTATCTTCAATCTGTGGAAGGTCTAGTGAAGAACATTAAGGTCAACAAGACGAATGAAATCAACAGCCAAAACTTGGAGCTCAAACTCTGCTCAACTCGTGACTGTAATGTGTCCGCGTTTGATGTCAGCGTGAACCTAAATAAGACCAATGGAATAATGAAAACTGTCGCTGTGAAAAATCTAATGGATAAATTAAGAAACAACTTCGGCCAAACTACACCTACCAGCCTCTTGCTATTGGCCACACTAGAGGACAACAATGATTCATCGCTAGAAATTAAACTGGACTTCCCCAAGGAGCAGCTGAAAGCCAATAAACCTTTCTGCGTCTTCTGGAACACTACAGAGAATGACTGGTCAGATGCAGGATGTTTTGTCAAAACTAGTGATGGGAACCGTACAGTCTGCGAGTGCAACCACCTGACTTCATTCTCTGTCCTCATGGCCAAGGGGGATGTATCTACAGACGTCCTAGATATGATTACCAGTGTGGGCTTGGGTGTGTCCATCTGCTCCTTGCTGATCTTCCTCATCATTGAGTATCTAGTGTGGTCGGCTGTGGTCAGGACTAACCTCTCACATTTCCGCCACACAGCCCTGGTGAATATTGCCATCTTCCTCCTGCTCGCTGACTGCAGTTTCTTGGCTTCCACTTCTCCTGAGACTCTCAGCGACACCTGGTGTCTTGTTTTTACCTTATGCAAACACCTGTTTTTCTTAGCCATGTTCAGCTGGATGCTGTGCATGAGTGTCATGCTTGTCCACCAGCTCATCTTTGTCTTCAGCCCGCTGAGAAAAAGAGTCTTCATGTTCATCTCCAGCATCGTAGGCTATGTTTGCCCAATCCTGATAGTGGGGTCTAGCTACGTGTATTGCAAATACACCAACACGTCTTACCACGACTCGACCACATGCTGGCTAGTTTTTGAGAGACTGTTGGAGGGCTCTATACATGCTTTCCTCCTCCCAGTGGGAACTGTTATTTTGACAAATCTCTTTTCCATGGTGGTCGTCATTGTTACTCTGGTGAAGTCCTCTGTCCCTGATGGCAACAAGACAGATGACAAGGAGACAGCTAAAAGTATCCTCAAAGTGGTGGTTTTTCTGACACCCATCTTTGGAATAACATGGATTATTGGCTTCGCTCAGCTTATGTTGGACGCAGACAGTCCCATGTTTATTGTTGCTCAATACAGTTTCACCATCCTCAATTCCTTCCAG GGCCTTCTCATTTTACTAACAGGGTGTTTTGCAGAGCAGAAG GTTCGGGAGGAACTGTTAAAGCTCATAATG GCAAAATCAAAAGGAAAAAGTGAGAGCATGAAAAATTTGACCTCAACCGCATACACAAAAGACAAGTGA
- the mep1a.2 gene encoding meprin A subunit alpha — translation MGSGDSLRRIAALIGIFVVLKAQAFPTRTDDEADAGELRDDIPEINRGLNHLFEGDIAGNPSRNAILDETRKWKFPIPYILTDSLDLNAKGVILQALEEYRLRSCVDFKPYEGESSHISFTKLSGCWSYVGDDKIGQNVSIGAGCDTKAIVQHELLHALGFYHEQSRSDRDDYVKIWWDQIEEGKDHNFEKYDDGFITDLNTAYDYESIMHYRPLSFNKNDSIPTITTTIPYFNEVIGQRLDFSEVDITRLNRKYDCANTLTLLDQCSFELDNICGMIQNKDDNSDWVQTLSSPTDTDHTLAGGCRDSGYYMKFDTSSGTAGNSALLESRILYPKRDEQCLQFFYKMTGAAGDNLVIWIRTEDGTGALSSVKKVHTITGDGDDAWKIAHVTLKVTGKFRYFFQGIKGSSSSSGAILIDDITLTETVCPVAVWQIPNFSNVLNTTPNGTKRQSECFYSSEGYSFGISVYPNGRDSDYPDYVSMTMHLCSGENDAVLEWPAKNRQLTIVAMDQDPDVKLRMSSTRSFTTDTRPHWNKPIPNSEAKWDEKCQCYRGPDFGWSTFISHMQLHRRSFLKNDDLIITADFNDLTHLIKTEVPVNPVASRN, via the exons ATGGGCTCTGGAGACAGTCTGAGGAGGATTGCTGCACTCATTGGAATCTTTGTGGTTTTGAAG gCGCAAGCTTTTCCGACCCGTACCG ATGATGAGGCAGATGCTGGTGAACTGAGGGATGACATACCCGAGATCAATAGAG GGTTAAACCACCTGTTTGAGGGAGACATCGCTGGTAAT CCCAGTAGAAATGCAATCCTTGATGAAACAAGAAAATGGAAGTTCCCCATCCCATACATCTTAACTGACTCTTTAG ACCTGAATGCCAAAGGTGTGATCCTCCAGGCTTTGGAGGAATACCGTTTGAGATCCTGTGTGGACTTCAAGCCCTATGAGGGAGAGAGCAGCCACATCTCCTTCACCAAGCTGTCTGG ATGCTGGTCATATGTTGGAGATGATAAAATAGGCCAGAATGTGTCCATCGGTGCCGGATGTGACACTAAGGCCATAGTGCAGCATGAGCTCCTCCACGCTCTGGGCTTTTACCATGAACAGTCTCGCTCAGATAGAGACGACTATGTCAAAATCTGGTGGGACCAGATTGAAGAAG GGAAGGACCACAATTTTGAAAAGTATGATGATGGCTTCATCACTGATCTGAACACAGCGTACGATTACGAGTCCATCATGCACTACAGACCACTGTCCTTCAACAAGAACGACAGCAtccccaccatcaccaccactaTACCGTATTTTAATGAGGTGATTGGCCAGCGGCTTGACTTCAGTGAAGTGGACATCACCAGGCTCAACCGCAAGTACGACTGTG CCAACACGCTCACTCTCCTGGACCAGTGTTCCTTTGAGCTGGACAACATCTGTGGAATGATCCAGAATAAGGACGACAACTCAGACTGGGTCCAGACACTGAGCAGTCCAACTGATACGGACCACACCCTGGCAGGGGGCTGCAGAG ATTCTGGCTACTACATGAAGTTCGACACGTCCTCCGGCACAGCTGGAAACAGCGCTTTGCTCGAGTCCCGTATCCTCTACCCCAAGAGGGACGAGCAGTGCCTGCAGTTCTTCTACAAGATGACCGGAGCAGCTGGGGACAATCTGGTGATATGGATCAGGACTGAGGATGGGACTGGGGCTTTAAGCAGTGTTAAGAAGGTCCACACCATCACGG gtgacGGAGATGATGCCTGGAAAATAGCCCATGTGACTCTCAAGGTGACAGGGAAGTTCCGCTACTTCTTCCAAGGCATCAAAGGATCATCCAGCTCCTCGGGCGCCATCTTAATCGATGACATCACTCTTACTGAGACTGTTTGCCCAGTGGCTGTGTGGCAAATCCCCAACTTCAGCAACGTCCTCAACACCACTCCCAATGGCACTAAGCGGCAAAGCGAGTGCTTCTACAGCTCGGAGGGCTACTCATTTGGTATCAGCGTTTATCCAAATGGAAGAGACAGCGACTACCCAGACTATGTCAGCATGACCATGCACCTCTGCAGTGGGGAAAATGATGCAGTGTTGGAGTGGCCGGCCAAAAACAGGCAGCTGACCATTGTTGCCATGGACCAGGACCCCGATGTAAAACTGAGGATGTCCTCTACAAGAAGCTTCACCACAG acacTCGTCCTCACTGGAACAAACCAATCCCTAATTCGGAAGCGAAGTGGGATGAGAAATGCCAGTGCTACCGCGGTCCAGACTTCGGCTGGAGCACATTCATTTCTCACATGCAACTGCACAGGAGGAGCTTCCTCAAGAACGATGACCTCATCATTACTGCTGACTTCAATG ATTTGACCCACCTGATCAAGACTGAGGTACCTGTCAATCCAGTTGCATCAAGAAATTAG
- the mep1a.1 gene encoding meprin A, alpha (PABA peptide hydrolase), tandem duplicate 1, producing the protein MTERVLLLFGLVALAATYTIPETPDVHEVYENGEDENPILNRGSGANLFEGDMLIPEGRNALIDTRYRWKFPIPYILGDDLDLNAKGCVHQAFEMYRLKSCIDFKPYEGEKTYIKFEKRDGCFSSVGDQQNGQILSLGPGCDHKAVIEHELLHALGFYHEQSRTDRDDYVDIWLDQVLPGLEHNFNKYNDDFITDQNTAYDYESIMHYRPFSFNKNESIPTVTTKIKEFNNIIGQYLDFSELDTLRLNRMYNCSGPLTLLDQCTFESASICGMIQSSTDDADWVHTESSVAAEDHTLLGKCRDAGYFMHFDTMTGAPQGSAVLESRTLYPKRKLQCLQFFYKMTGSSTDKLVIWVKMDDGTGNVRRMKKIHTFSADSDHSWKIAHVPMEVGVKFRYAFQAVSGKPSESTGGIYIDDISLTETRCPNAVWRIRNFSQIMETANTSTFLDSPRFYSPEGYGYGVRVVPLSSYSDYTGNYTGLYFFLASGENDVVLKWPAVNRQATLVVMDQDPDIKLRMSTARSLTTDMMTSSNGMFFWDNPSKVGTYDSDCNCYKSETWGWRNFVKHFDLRRRNYLKNDDLIIFIDFEDITALIKTEVPANP; encoded by the exons ATGACGGAGAGAGTGCTTTTATTGTTTGGACTAGTGGCTCTCGCCGCTACTTATACT ATACCTGAAACTCCTGATGTACACG AGGTGTATGAGAATGGTGAGGATGAGAACCCCATCCTGAACCGAG GTTCAGGTGCAAACCTGTTTGAAGGGGACATGCTAATTCCA gaaggaaggaatgcTCTGATTGACACAAGATACAGATGGAAATTTCCAATCCCTTACATTCTGGGTGATGATTTGG ATCTGAATGCCAAGGGCTGTGTCCACCAGGCTTTTGAAATGTACCGGCTGAAGTCGTGTATTGACTTCAAGCCTTATGAGGGAGAGAAGACATACATCAAGTTTGAAAAGAGAGATGG GTGTTTCTCCAGCGTTGGTGACCAACAGAACGGTCAGATTCTGTCTTTGGGCCCAGGCTGTGATCACAAGGCGGTGATTGAACATGAACTACTCCACGCCCTGGGATTTTACCACGAACAGTCCCGCACAGACAGGGACGACTATGTGGATATCTGGCTGGATCAGGTTTTACcag GGCTTGAGCACAACTTCAACAAATACAACGATGACTTCATCACAGATCAAAACACGGCGTACGACTACGAGTCTATCATGCATTACAGGCCCTTCTCGTTCAATAAGAACGAATCCATCCCCACTGTCACCACCAAAATCAAAGAGTTCAACAACATCATCGGCCAGTACCTCGACTTCAGTGAGCTGGACACCCTCAGGCTCAACCGGATGTACAACTGCT CTGGTCCTCTCACCCTGCTGGACCAGTGTACCTTTGAGTCCGCCAGCATCTGCGGGATGATCCAGTCTTCCACTGATGATGCTGACTGGGTCCACACCGAAagcagtgtggctgcagaggaTCACACACTCCTGGGAAAATGCAGAG ACGCTGGGTACTTCATGCACTTCGATACCATGACCGGGGCGCCTCAGGGGTCTGCTGTGCTGGAATCCCGAACCCTCTACCCCAAGAGGAAGCTTCAGTGTCTGCAGTTCTTCTACAAGATGACTGGAAGCTCCACGGACAAGCTGGTGATCTGGGTCAAGATGGATGATGGCACAGGCAACGTTCGTAGGATGAAGAAAATACACACCTTTTCTG CGGATTCTGACCACTCATGGAAGATCGCCCATGTACCAATGGAGGTAGGGGTGAAATTCCGCTATGCTTTCCAAGCTGTGAGTGGTAAACCCAGTGAATCCACTGGTGGCATCTACATCGATGACATCAGCTTGACCGAGACACGCTGCCCCAATGCAGTGTGGAGGATCCGGAACTTCTCCCAGATCATGGAAACAGCTAACACGAGCACATTTCTTGACAGCCCTCGTTTCTACAGCCCTGAAGGCTACGGTTATGGGGTTCGCGTCGTGCCTCTGTCGAGTTACAGTGATTATACAGGGAACTACACAGGGCTGTACTTCTTCCTGGCCAGTGGGGAGAATGATGTGGTGTTGAAGTGGCCAGCAGTAAACAGACAGGCCACCTTGGTGGTGATGGACCAAGACCCTGACATTAAGCTGAGGATGTCCACCGCTCGCAGCCTCACGACTGATATGATGACTT CATCAAATGGAATGTTTTTTTGGGACAATCCCTCCAAAGTGGGGACATATGATTCTGACTGTAATTGCTACAAAAGTGAAACATGGGGCTGGAGGAACTTTGTCAAGCACTTTGACCTCAGACGGCGTAACTACCTCAAGAATGatgacctcatcatcttcatcgaCTTTGAGG ATATAACAGCACTGATCAAAACAGAAGTTCCCGCTAACCCATAG